The following coding sequences lie in one Bartonella sp. DGB1 genomic window:
- a CDS encoding 2OG-Fe dioxygenase family protein, which yields MFKKTNVLLDKLKTKKIIYTPSSEMMIRFNKKERLKPFKKNWYQFSPTPYIQKNISYRERKFGQFVVSVCRQEIMSVTDSIFFQTLKINSYIKEFNTILPKINTQTSINNLLHNIILPVLNIIVTYKQKAYFLCDAFIHKIRLIANILLNGHTTHKEIQLDRHTIISRHLIERKNIKDDISYIYEHNKNKVYENILLYVKDFCKKKTREFYINIRDDIILTLISYLYKNKMKVSYHD from the coding sequence ATGTTTAAAAAGACAAACGTTTTACTTGATAAATTAAAAACAAAAAAAATCATTTATACACCATCAAGTGAAATGATGATCCGCTTCAATAAAAAGGAACGTTTGAAGCCCTTTAAAAAGAATTGGTATCAATTTTCACCTACCCCATATATACAAAAAAATATCTCATACCGTGAAAGAAAATTTGGACAATTTGTTGTAAGTGTCTGCCGTCAAGAGATAATGTCTGTTACGGATAGTATTTTTTTTCAAACTTTAAAAATAAATAGTTATATTAAGGAGTTTAATACGATTTTACCGAAGATAAACACACAAACCTCTATCAATAACCTTCTGCATAATATTATATTACCAGTACTTAATATAATCGTAACCTATAAACAAAAAGCGTATTTTCTTTGTGATGCTTTTATTCATAAAATCCGACTTATTGCAAATATCCTCCTAAATGGACATACGACACATAAAGAAATCCAACTAGACAGACATACCATTATAAGCAGGCATCTCATAGAACGAAAAAATATAAAAGATGATATTTCATACATATATGAGCATAATAAAAACAAAGTATATGAAAATATATTACTCTACGTTAAAGATTTCTGCAAAAAAAAGACAAGAGAGTTTTACATAAATATTAGAGACGATATCATTTTAACTCTAATATCTTATTTATATAAAAATAAAATGAAAGTGTCATACCATGATTAA